Proteins from a single region of Helicobacter pylori:
- a CDS encoding site-2 protease family protein: protein MQFFNFSLESFIATLMKILALLIAIIGHEIMHGLSAFLFGDRSAKDANRLSLNPIRHLDMMGSVLLPALLLIFQAPFLFGWAKPVPVDMRYIVSQKGSLACVVVSLAGVAYNFTLAVLLAFITHLSFQEPWINALSINELNLYQLALVTFLIQGILYNLVLGVFNSLPIPPLDGSKALGFLALYFKSAFLLEWFSKMERYGFLVVFIFLFIPPLSEFFIHAPTRFLFSLLLS from the coding sequence GTGCAATTTTTTAATTTCTCTTTAGAAAGTTTTATCGCCACCTTAATGAAGATCCTAGCCCTTTTAATCGCTATCATAGGGCATGAGATCATGCATGGCTTGAGCGCGTTTTTATTTGGGGACAGGAGCGCAAAAGACGCTAATCGTTTGAGTTTAAACCCTATCAGGCATTTAGACATGATGGGATCGGTGCTTTTACCGGCCCTATTACTCATTTTTCAAGCCCCCTTTTTGTTTGGGTGGGCCAAACCCGTGCCCGTGGATATGCGCTATATTGTTTCTCAAAAAGGCTCTCTGGCATGCGTAGTGGTGAGTTTAGCTGGGGTGGCTTATAATTTCACTTTGGCCGTTCTGCTCGCTTTTATCACGCATTTAAGCTTCCAAGAACCATGGATTAACGCTTTAAGCATCAATGAATTGAACCTTTATCAGCTCGCTTTAGTAACCTTTCTCATTCAAGGCATTCTTTATAATCTTGTCTTAGGCGTTTTCAATAGCCTCCCTATCCCACCCTTAGACGGCTCCAAAGCGTTAGGCTTTTTAGCGTTGTATTTTAAAAGCGCGTTTTTATTGGAATGGTTTTCTAAAATGGAACGCTACGGCTTTTTGGTAGTGTTTATCTTTTTGTTTATCCCCCCTTTATCGGAGTTTTTTATCCATGCGCCCACAAGATTTTTATTTTCCTTACTCCTTTCTTAA
- a CDS encoding radical SAM/SPASM domain-containing protein: MKPSKKLFKKIYIELSDICGLQCSFCPNPKNIRGVMPLELFEKVCKEVALLTQIITLHVLGDPCKLKNLKHYLNTAKRFSLKVDLVTSGVYWRDFEALLHDAIYQISISLDAGLDNRNKINQHRYIQKILEFCRYKFEKNSEVFLNLRIQDSTLEKHQNLIKPFLESFEFVSLEGLKTQGRTRLFKKSFLNIQKTFKWPNLNAQNPLDQKSKIPYCYGLIKQIAILSNGVVVPCCMDTQANISLGDLNHTPLKDVLKSQKAMAIKTHFLKGEALELLCKNCSYPLIRYKK, translated from the coding sequence TTGAAACCTAGTAAGAAACTTTTTAAAAAAATCTATATAGAATTAAGCGATATTTGCGGGTTGCAATGCAGTTTTTGCCCTAACCCTAAAAATATCAGAGGCGTGATGCCTTTAGAATTGTTTGAAAAAGTTTGTAAAGAAGTAGCCCTCTTAACCCAAATTATCACCTTGCATGTTTTAGGCGATCCTTGCAAGCTCAAAAATTTAAAACACTATCTCAACACCGCTAAACGCTTTTCTTTGAAAGTGGATTTGGTTACTAGCGGGGTGTATTGGCGCGATTTTGAGGCACTTTTACACGATGCAATCTATCAAATTTCTATTTCTTTAGACGCAGGGCTAGACAATCGCAACAAAATCAACCAGCACCGCTACATCCAAAAAATTTTAGAATTTTGCCGCTACAAATTTGAAAAAAACAGCGAAGTGTTTTTGAATTTACGCATTCAAGACAGCACCCTTGAGAAACACCAGAATTTGATCAAACCTTTTTTAGAAAGCTTTGAATTTGTTTCTTTAGAGGGTTTAAAAACGCAAGGGCGCACTCGTTTGTTTAAAAAAAGTTTTTTGAATATCCAAAAAACCTTTAAATGGCCGAATTTGAACGCCCAAAATCCTTTAGATCAAAAATCAAAGATCCCCTATTGTTACGGATTAATCAAGCAAATCGCTATTTTATCTAATGGCGTTGTCGTGCCGTGTTGCATGGACACGCAAGCTAATATCAGCCTTGGCGATTTAAACCATACGCCCCTAAAAGATGTTTTAAAGAGCCAAAAAGCTATGGCTATCAAAACCCATTTTTTAAAGGGCGAAGCGTTAGAACTTTTATGCAAAAACTGCTCCTACCCTTTGATCCGTTATAAAAAATAA
- a CDS encoding AI-2E family transporter has product MKAQYFFWILFLIGFYWMIYLYQDFLMDVLIAGLLCVGFFQVKVFLDKRFLNLISSFLCVLVLASVLIVPLYFIVYKSSNIIFEINFEKFSALIKWLKGTITENLSHFPTIHDGAIKFLENFSATSITGYLLKISSYVGKYSLKLITDALFILGLLFFFFYYGERFYRYFLGVLPLGTNQSKKIFEEVAGILRIVLLTSLITVILEGVAFGLMIVWFGHDGWSLGILYGLASLVPAVGGALIWIPIAIYELYHGNVNEAIFIALYSILLISVLIDSVIKPILIVFIKKRIFKTTLKINEMLIFFSMIAGISQFGFWGIIVGPTITAFFIALLRLYENYFIQNDQKACEC; this is encoded by the coding sequence ATGAAAGCTCAGTATTTCTTTTGGATTCTTTTTTTGATTGGTTTTTATTGGATGATCTATCTGTATCAAGATTTTTTAATGGATGTGCTGATCGCTGGGCTTTTGTGCGTGGGATTTTTTCAAGTGAAAGTTTTTTTAGATAAGCGCTTTTTGAATTTGATCAGTTCGTTTTTATGCGTTTTGGTTTTAGCGAGCGTTTTGATCGTGCCGTTGTATTTTATTGTTTATAAAAGTTCTAATATCATTTTTGAAATCAATTTTGAAAAATTTTCAGCCCTAATCAAATGGCTTAAAGGGACAATCACCGAAAATTTATCGCATTTTCCTACCATTCATGATGGAGCGATCAAGTTTTTAGAAAATTTTAGTGCCACTTCAATCACGGGCTATTTGTTGAAAATAAGCAGCTATGTGGGAAAATACAGCTTGAAGCTCATTACAGACGCCTTGTTTATTTTGGGGCTGTTGTTTTTCTTTTTTTACTATGGGGAGAGATTTTATCGTTATTTTTTGGGAGTCTTGCCTCTTGGAACAAATCAAAGCAAAAAGATTTTTGAAGAAGTGGCTGGGATTTTACGCATCGTGCTTTTAACTTCTCTCATCACGGTTATTTTAGAGGGCGTGGCGTTTGGGTTGATGATCGTATGGTTTGGGCATGACGGCTGGTCTTTAGGGATTTTATACGGCCTAGCATCTTTGGTGCCGGCTGTTGGGGGGGCTTTGATTTGGATCCCTATAGCGATTTATGAGCTTTATCATGGGAATGTGAATGAGGCTATTTTTATCGCTTTGTATTCCATTTTATTGATTAGTGTGCTGATTGATAGCGTGATCAAGCCAATTTTAATCGTCTTCATCAAAAAAAGAATCTTTAAAACCACCCTTAAAATCAATGAAATGCTGATTTTCTTTTCCATGATTGCCGGGATTTCACAATTTGGTTTTTGGGGGATTATTGTAGGGCCTACTATCACGGCGTTTTTTATTGCACTGCTGCGATTGTATGAAAATTACTTTATCCAAAACGATCAAAAAGCATGCGAATGTTGA
- the ychF gene encoding redox-regulated ATPase YchF, which translates to MGLSVGIVGLPNVGKSSTFNALTKTQNAESANYPFCTIEPNKAIVNVPDRRLDALAQIVKPERILHSVVEFVDIAGLIKGASKGEGLGNQFLANIKECEVILQVVRCFEDDNITHVNDRIDPLNDIEIIELELILADIAALDKRIDRLQKALKSSKDAKNLLECALSLKMHLEELKPAKTFALNTSEAFLELDKELRFLSHKKMIYAANVGEEDLNALNEHAKKVKNYAKDQNSEFVALCAKLEEEMVSMSEYEVKEFLQSLGVEESGLEKTIRLSFKELGLINYFTAGVKEVRSWTIKKGSSAPVAAGVIHKDFEKGFIRAETISYDDFIAYKGEAGAKEKGALRIEGKDYIVQDGDVLHFRFNV; encoded by the coding sequence ATGGGCTTGTCTGTAGGTATTGTGGGTTTGCCTAATGTGGGCAAATCCAGCACTTTTAATGCACTCACTAAAACCCAAAACGCAGAGAGTGCAAACTACCCTTTTTGCACCATTGAACCCAATAAAGCCATCGTGAATGTGCCTGATAGGCGGCTTGATGCGTTGGCTCAAATCGTAAAGCCTGAACGCATTTTGCATTCTGTGGTGGAATTTGTGGATATTGCCGGATTGATTAAGGGAGCGAGCAAAGGAGAGGGTTTAGGCAATCAATTTTTAGCCAATATCAAGGAATGCGAAGTGATCTTGCAAGTGGTGCGCTGTTTTGAAGATGACAATATCACGCATGTGAACGATAGAATTGACCCCTTAAATGATATAGAGATCATTGAATTGGAGTTGATTTTAGCGGATATTGCCGCTTTAGACAAAAGGATCGATCGCTTGCAAAAAGCCCTAAAAAGCTCAAAAGACGCTAAAAATCTTTTAGAATGTGCTTTGAGTTTAAAAATGCATTTAGAAGAATTAAAGCCGGCGAAAACTTTTGCCCTAAATACAAGCGAGGCTTTTTTAGAATTGGACAAGGAATTGCGTTTTTTATCCCATAAAAAAATGATCTATGCCGCTAATGTGGGCGAAGAAGATTTAAACGCTCTCAATGAGCATGCTAAAAAAGTCAAAAATTATGCGAAAGATCAAAATAGCGAGTTTGTTGCCTTGTGCGCTAAATTAGAAGAAGAAATGGTTTCTATGAGTGAATATGAAGTCAAAGAATTTTTGCAAAGTTTAGGCGTAGAAGAAAGCGGGCTAGAAAAGACCATTCGTTTGAGTTTTAAGGAATTAGGCTTGATCAATTACTTTACCGCTGGAGTCAAGGAAGTGCGATCATGGACGATTAAAAAAGGCTCTAGTGCGCCTGTGGCTGCTGGGGTGATCCATAAGGATTTTGAAAAAGGCTTTATCAGAGCTGAAACCATCAGTTACGATGATTTTATCGCTTATAAGGGCGAAGCCGGAGCGAAAGAAAAGGGAGCGTTACGCATTGAAGGTAAGGATTATATCGTTCAAGATGGCGATGTGTTGCATTTTCGCTTCAATGTCTAG
- a CDS encoding DedA family protein has translation MEEYIIDLWNQHAATWGYLILFGWSILEGEIGLILAGIASYTGHMHLGLAILVAGIGGFVGDQIYFYIGRTNKAYIQKKLEKQRRKLALAHLLLQKHGWFIIFIQRYMYGMRTIIPISIGLTRYSALKFAIINLISAMVWASITIILAWYLGEELLHALGWLKKHPYVLILLLVSFLALVLWYFQYYSKKNR, from the coding sequence TTGGAAGAATACATCATTGACTTATGGAATCAGCATGCAGCGACTTGGGGGTATCTCATTTTATTTGGGTGGAGCATTTTAGAAGGCGAAATTGGGTTAATTCTAGCAGGGATTGCCAGCTATACCGGTCATATGCATTTAGGGTTAGCCATTTTAGTCGCAGGGATTGGGGGTTTTGTGGGGGATCAGATCTATTTTTACATCGGCCGCACCAATAAAGCTTACATCCAAAAAAAGCTAGAAAAACAACGCCGAAAACTAGCCCTAGCCCATTTATTGTTGCAAAAACACGGCTGGTTTATCATTTTTATCCAACGCTACATGTATGGCATGCGCACCATCATTCCCATTAGCATAGGCCTCACGCGCTATAGCGCTTTAAAATTCGCTATTATCAATCTCATTAGCGCGATGGTGTGGGCGAGCATTACCATTATTTTGGCGTGGTATTTGGGAGAAGAATTATTGCATGCGTTAGGGTGGCTTAAAAAACACCCTTATGTGCTAATATTACTATTAGTATCTTTCTTGGCGTTGGTTCTATGGTATTTCCAATACTATAGTAAGAAAAACCGCTAG
- a CDS encoding leucyl aminopeptidase: protein MLKIKLEKTTFENAKAECSLVFIINKDFDHAWVKNKKLLETFKYEGEGVFLDQENKILYAGVKEDDVHLLRESACLAVRTLKKLAFKSVKVGVYTCGAHSKDNALLENLKALFLGLKLGLYEYDTFKSNKKESVLKEAVVALELHKPCEKTCANSLEKSAKEALKYAEIMTESLNIVKDLVNTPPMIATPVYMAEVAQKVAKENHLEIHVYDEKFLEEKKMNAFLAVNKASLGVNPPRLIHLVYKPKKAKKKIALVGKGLTYDCGGLSLKPADYMVTMKADKGGGSAVIGLLNALAKLGVEAEVHGIIGATENMIGPAAYKPDDILISKEGKSIEVRNTDAEGRLVLADCLSYAQDLSPDVIVDFATLTGACVVGLGEFTSAIMGHNEELKNLFETSGLESGELLAKLPFNRHLKKLIESKIADVCNISSSRYGGAITAGLFLNEFIRDEFKDKWLHIDIAGPAYVEKEWDVNSFGASGAGVRACTAFVEEFLKKA, encoded by the coding sequence ATGTTGAAAATCAAATTAGAAAAAACCACTTTTGAAAACGCAAAAGCTGAATGCAGTTTAGTTTTTATTATCAATAAGGATTTTGATCACGCTTGGGTCAAAAATAAAAAATTGCTAGAAACCTTTAAATACGAAGGCGAAGGCGTATTTTTAGACCAAGAAAATAAAATCTTGTATGCGGGCGTTAAAGAAGACGATGTGCATTTATTAAGAGAGAGTGCATGTTTAGCCGTTCGCACCCTTAAAAAACTCGCTTTTAAAAGCGTTAAAGTGGGGGTTTATACTTGCGGAGCACATTCTAAAGATAACGCGCTTTTAGAAAACTTGAAAGCGTTGTTTTTGGGCTTGAAATTAGGCTTATACGAATACGACACTTTTAAATCCAACAAAAAAGAAAGCGTTTTAAAAGAAGCGGTTGTCGCTTTAGAATTGCACAAACCTTGCGAAAAAACTTGCGCAAATTCTTTAGAAAAGAGCGCTAAAGAAGCTTTAAAATACGCTGAAATCATGACAGAAAGCTTGAATATCGTTAAAGATCTAGTCAATACCCCCCCTATGATTGCCACCCCGGTTTATATGGCTGAAGTGGCGCAAAAAGTGGCTAAAGAAAACCATTTAGAAATCCATGTCTATGATGAAAAATTTTTAGAAGAAAAGAAAATGAACGCCTTTTTAGCGGTCAATAAAGCCTCTCTTGGCGTCAATCCTCCTCGCTTGATCCATTTAGTCTATAAGCCTAAAAAAGCGAAGAAAAAAATCGCTTTAGTGGGTAAGGGCTTGACTTATGATTGCGGAGGTTTGAGCTTGAAACCGGCTGATTACATGGTTACCATGAAAGCGGATAAAGGCGGTGGCTCTGCGGTGATTGGGCTTTTAAACGCGTTAGCCAAACTGGGCGTGGAAGCTGAAGTGCATGGCATTATTGGGGCTACAGAAAACATGATAGGCCCAGCCGCTTATAAACCAGATGATATTTTAATCTCCAAAGAAGGCAAGAGCATAGAGGTGCGCAATACCGACGCTGAAGGGCGTTTGGTTTTAGCGGATTGTTTGAGCTACGCTCAAGACTTAAGCCCTGATGTGATCGTGGATTTTGCGACCCTTACCGGGGCGTGTGTTGTGGGCTTAGGCGAATTCACTTCAGCGATCATGGGGCATAATGAAGAGTTAAAAAATCTCTTTGAAACTTCAGGGTTGGAATCCGGCGAATTATTAGCCAAACTCCCCTTTAACCGCCATTTAAAAAAATTGATCGAATCTAAAATCGCTGATGTGTGCAATATTTCTTCTTCACGCTATGGCGGTGCGATCACAGCGGGCTTGTTTTTAAATGAATTTATCAGAGATGAATTTAAGGATAAGTGGCTACACATTGACATTGCAGGTCCTGCTTATGTGGAAAAAGAATGGGATGTGAATAGCTTTGGAGCGAGTGGGGCTGGGGTTAGAGCATGCACAGCTTTTGTGGAAGAATTTTTGAAAAAGGCTTGA
- the apt gene encoding adenine phosphoribosyltransferase, with protein MNETLKEELLQSIREVKDYPKKGILFKDITTLLNYPKLFNKLIDALKKRYLALNIDFIVGIEARGFILGSALAYALGVGFVPVRKKGKLPAHTLSQSYSLEYGSDSIEIHSDAFRGVKGVRVVLIDDLLATGGTALASLELIKALQAECIEACFLIGLKELPGIQLLEERVKTFCLLEC; from the coding sequence ATGAATGAAACGCTCAAAGAAGAACTTTTACAAAGCATCAGAGAAGTGAAAGATTACCCTAAAAAAGGGATTTTATTCAAAGACATTACCACACTACTCAACTACCCTAAACTCTTTAATAAACTCATTGACGCGCTCAAAAAACGCTATCTCGCTCTCAATATAGACTTTATCGTGGGCATTGAAGCTAGGGGGTTTATTTTAGGCTCTGCTCTCGCTTATGCGCTTGGGGTGGGTTTTGTGCCTGTGAGGAAAAAGGGCAAACTCCCCGCGCACACCCTATCTCAAAGCTACAGCCTAGAATACGGGAGCGATAGCATAGAAATCCACTCCGACGCTTTTAGGGGGGTTAAGGGGGTAAGGGTGGTGTTAATTGATGACTTATTAGCCACTGGAGGCACAGCTTTAGCGAGCCTTGAGCTTATCAAAGCCCTACAAGCCGAATGCATAGAAGCATGCTTTTTGATAGGGTTAAAAGAATTACCGGGTATCCAACTTTTAGAAGAACGAGTGAAAACCTTTTGTTTGTTAGAGTGCTAG
- the lepB gene encoding signal peptidase I, which yields MKFLRSVYAFCSSWVGTIIIVLLVIFFIAQAFIIPSRSMVGTLYEGDMLFVKKFSYGIPIPKIPWIELPVMPDFKNNGHLIEGDRPNRGEVVVFIPPHEKKSYYVKRNFAIGGDEVLFTNEGLYLHPFESDMDKNYIAKHYPNAMTKEFMGKIFVLNPYKSDHPGVHYQKDNETFHLMEQLAAQGAEANISMQLIQMEGEKVFYKKINNDEFFMIGDNRDNSSDSRFWGSVAYKNIVGSPWFVYFSLSLKNSLEMDAENNPKKRYLVRWERMFKSVEGLEKIIKKEKATP from the coding sequence ATGAAATTTTTACGCTCTGTTTATGCATTTTGCTCCAGTTGGGTAGGGACGATTATTATTGTGCTGTTGGTTATTTTTTTTATCGCACAAGCCTTTATCATTCCCTCTCGCTCTATGGTAGGCACGCTCTATGAGGGCGATATGCTCTTTGTCAAAAAATTTTCTTACGGCATACCCATTCCTAAAATCCCATGGATTGAGCTTCCTGTTATGCCTGATTTTAAAAATAATGGGCATTTGATAGAGGGGGATCGCCCTAATCGTGGCGAAGTGGTGGTGTTTATCCCTCCCCATGAAAAAAAATCTTACTATGTCAAAAGGAATTTTGCCATTGGAGGCGATGAGGTGTTATTCACTAATGAGGGGCTTTATTTGCACCCTTTTGAGAGCGACATGGACAAAAATTACATTGCTAAACATTACCCTAACGCCATGACTAAAGAATTTATGGGTAAAATTTTTGTTTTGAACCCCTATAAAAGTGATCATCCGGGTGTCCATTACCAAAAAGACAATGAAACCTTCCACTTAATGGAGCAGTTAGCCGCTCAAGGCGCAGAAGCTAATATCAGCATGCAACTCATTCAAATGGAGGGCGAAAAGGTGTTTTACAAGAAAATCAATAACGATGAATTTTTCATGATCGGCGATAACAGAGATAATTCTAGCGACTCGCGCTTTTGGGGGAGTGTGGCTTATAAAAACATCGTGGGTTCGCCATGGTTTGTTTATTTCAGTTTGAGTTTAAAAAATAGCCTGGAAATGGATGCAGAAAATAACCCCAAAAAACGCTATCTGGTGCGTTGGGAGCGCATGTTTAAAAGCGTTGAAGGCTTAGAAAAAATCATTAAAAAAGAAAAAGCAACGCCTTAA
- the rpiB gene encoding ribose 5-phosphate isomerase B: protein MNKPLKPSQVFVGSDHAGLHLAEFVQHFLEDKDFKIQAFLPTMRVDYPDYAKLVCQKVLENPQSYGILVCATGIGMSMGANRFKGIRAALCLDAYMAKMTRLHNNANVLCLGEKISGIGVVESILEAFFSTEFEQGRHVLRIQKLDESLKS, encoded by the coding sequence ATGAATAAGCCCTTAAAGCCTTCTCAAGTTTTTGTAGGCAGCGATCATGCAGGGTTGCATCTTGCAGAGTTTGTCCAACATTTTTTAGAAGACAAGGATTTTAAGATCCAAGCTTTTTTACCCACTATGAGAGTGGATTACCCTGATTATGCTAAATTAGTGTGCCAAAAGGTCCTAGAAAACCCGCAAAGTTATGGTATTTTGGTGTGCGCTACAGGGATAGGCATGAGCATGGGCGCTAATCGTTTTAAGGGTATTAGAGCCGCTTTGTGCCTTGATGCTTACATGGCCAAAATGACTCGCTTGCACAATAACGCTAATGTCTTGTGTTTGGGCGAAAAGATTAGCGGTATTGGCGTAGTGGAAAGCATTTTAGAAGCGTTTTTCTCTACAGAATTTGAACAAGGCCGTCATGTGTTGCGCATCCAAAAACTAGATGAATCGCTGAAATCATAA